A single Cupriavidus sp. D39 DNA region contains:
- a CDS encoding TetR/AcrR family transcriptional regulator gives MKTQSVREQLLEHTLVLIRRRGFNGFSYRDLAELVGVKTSSIHYYFPAKDDLVLEAVKEYSARISERLRSVDASLAPAVQAGGYLNFLRTAACGDQICLAGMLSTETLCLPESVHAELKAFYRMNENWLMGLIERAQKEYGKVYPVTPRALAQVIYGALQNGLIVARLFGAPERLESAADLLMASVSE, from the coding sequence ATGAAAACGCAATCCGTACGCGAACAACTGCTCGAACACACGCTGGTGCTGATCCGCCGGCGCGGTTTCAATGGTTTCAGCTACCGCGACCTGGCCGAGCTGGTCGGCGTGAAGACGTCGAGCATCCACTATTACTTCCCCGCCAAGGACGACCTGGTGCTGGAGGCAGTGAAGGAATACAGCGCCCGTATCTCCGAACGGCTGCGCAGCGTGGACGCCTCGCTTGCCCCTGCCGTGCAGGCCGGGGGTTACCTTAACTTCCTGCGTACCGCGGCCTGCGGCGACCAGATCTGCCTCGCGGGCATGTTGTCCACCGAGACGCTGTGCCTGCCGGAATCGGTCCACGCCGAGCTCAAGGCGTTCTACCGCATGAACGAGAACTGGCTGATGGGGTTGATCGAGCGTGCGCAGAAGGAGTACGGCAAGGTCTATCCGGTGACGCCACGCGCGCTGGCGCAGGTGATCTATGGCGCGCTGCAGAACGGCTTGATCGTAGCGCGGCTGTTCGGGGCGCCCGAGCGGCTGGAGTCCGCCGCGGACCTGCTGATGGCTTCGGTATCCGAGTAA
- a CDS encoding MFS transporter, translated as MIQEAHRAPSPAGRWTYIAVVLGAALGMLAGYAPLFNATAGVFVRPLATEFGWGRSEASLSYAASMFGLAVVSPLVGTMMDRYGVRRVIAVSAVVFGIATACMALQNGSKAMWVGLSVVVGVFGAATSVLGYLAVLPQWFDRRLGLALGVAMCGLGAGTVLMPATAQYLMAGYGWRTAYVVLGAGSIALSLLACSLLRERKTAGRALGAARGQAVDGVPFGEALRSYRLWAIWAVFVLASSATLSLGPHLPAMFADRGFSPADAARSASMVGIGLLIGRILTGVLIDRIHAPFVACVFFGGGALGIFLLRSAHDYQALLLATTLIGLTIGAEGDLISYLVRSYFGLRSFGALFGIAFSGYGFGAVIGPIGLGAWFDRHGSYDAPLLVLSFMLLLAGALTLSLGRYRRAGDLPAVAPAAASA; from the coding sequence ATGATTCAGGAAGCCCATCGCGCACCGTCCCCCGCCGGAAGGTGGACCTATATCGCGGTAGTGCTAGGCGCGGCGCTCGGCATGCTGGCCGGCTATGCGCCGCTGTTCAACGCGACCGCCGGCGTGTTCGTGCGGCCGCTGGCCACCGAGTTCGGCTGGGGCCGCTCGGAGGCGTCGCTGTCCTACGCGGCCTCGATGTTCGGGCTGGCGGTGGTCAGCCCGCTGGTGGGCACCATGATGGATCGCTATGGCGTGCGGCGCGTGATCGCCGTGTCCGCGGTGGTCTTCGGCATTGCCACCGCCTGCATGGCGCTGCAGAACGGCAGCAAGGCCATGTGGGTCGGCTTGTCGGTGGTGGTTGGCGTGTTCGGCGCGGCCACGTCGGTGCTTGGCTATCTCGCCGTGCTGCCGCAGTGGTTCGACCGCCGTCTTGGCCTCGCACTTGGCGTGGCCATGTGCGGGCTGGGGGCGGGCACCGTGCTGATGCCCGCCACGGCGCAGTATCTTATGGCCGGATACGGCTGGCGCACTGCCTATGTTGTGCTCGGCGCGGGATCGATCGCCTTGTCCTTGCTGGCATGCTCGCTGTTGCGTGAGCGCAAGACGGCCGGACGGGCGCTGGGCGCCGCCCGTGGCCAGGCCGTGGATGGCGTCCCGTTTGGTGAAGCACTGCGCAGCTATCGCCTGTGGGCCATCTGGGCGGTATTCGTGCTGGCGTCCTCCGCCACGCTGTCGCTAGGTCCCCATCTGCCGGCGATGTTCGCCGACCGCGGCTTCAGCCCGGCGGATGCGGCGCGCAGCGCCTCGATGGTGGGCATCGGCCTGCTGATCGGCCGTATCCTGACCGGGGTGCTGATCGACCGGATCCACGCCCCGTTCGTCGCCTGCGTGTTCTTTGGCGGTGGCGCGCTGGGCATCTTCCTGCTGCGCTCGGCGCATGACTACCAGGCATTGCTGCTGGCCACCACGCTGATCGGCCTCACCATCGGCGCGGAGGGTGATCTGATCTCCTACCTGGTGCGTTCGTACTTCGGCTTGCGATCCTTTGGCGCCTTGTTTGGCATTGCGTTCTCGGGCTACGGATTTGGCGCGGTGATCGGCCCGATCGGGCTTGGCGCCTGGTTCGACCGCCACGGCAGCTACGATGCGCCGCTGCTGGTACTGTCCTTCATGTTGCTGCTGGCCGGCGCGCTGACGCTTTCCCTTGGCCGGTACCGGCGTGCGGGCGATCTACCGGCCGTGGCGCCGGCAGCCGCCAGCGCATGA
- a CDS encoding AMP-binding enzyme: MPDRVYGERVCAFVIPEPPATDLTLAQLTQYLQEAGLAKFKWPERLEVIREFPLTASGKLSKVLLRQQIIQLLEAETAGNTVTEGK; this comes from the coding sequence ATGCCGGATCGCGTCTATGGCGAGCGCGTGTGCGCCTTCGTCATTCCCGAGCCGCCGGCAACCGATCTCACGTTGGCGCAACTGACCCAATACCTGCAGGAAGCCGGGCTGGCCAAGTTCAAGTGGCCCGAACGGCTGGAAGTCATCCGAGAGTTCCCGCTGACCGCATCCGGCAAGCTCAGCAAGGTGCTGCTGCGCCAGCAGATCATCCAGTTGCTCGAGGCCGAGACGGCCGGCAACACCGTAACCGAAGGGAAGTGA
- the fliD gene encoding flagellar filament capping protein FliD: MAISSIGVGSKLELSTLLDNLQKAEETKLTALTKKATVHTTKLSAYGLLQGALASFQNAASALGTASLYNSTTTTSSSTNVLGVVADKSAMAGSYAVKVTQLAQSQTLVSNGITDSTGQLLGSAKIKIEFGTTEGAVFTPGTGTPASININGTNNTLTGIRDAINASNSGVTASIVNDGGSTPYRMVLTSNATGAKSSMRISVESNGAGDPSTIAGLLAYDPAGTKAMKQNIEALDAKLTINGIDVSSPTNSVQGAAPGLTLNLLSKGDSTVTAVTDTATMAGAVQGFVTAYNTLQSTAAKLSAFDKSNKGTQSPLLGDATLRTIQNQLRSVFNTPQTGASDSSLVNLTQIGISFKADGSMGLDTAKLNKALASNRTGVAQLFSGVDGKSGYGNQLAEMAKSFSATKGALTTATEGINTNLKDLDSAYTRTSAGIDATMSRYRAQFQQLDLMINRLNSTASYLTQQFAAMNNTSTK, encoded by the coding sequence ATGGCTATTTCCTCGATAGGTGTCGGGTCCAAGCTGGAACTGAGCACCTTGCTGGACAATCTGCAAAAGGCGGAAGAGACCAAGCTCACCGCCCTGACCAAGAAGGCCACCGTCCACACCACCAAGCTCTCCGCTTATGGTCTGCTGCAAGGGGCGCTGGCTTCGTTCCAGAATGCCGCCAGCGCGCTTGGCACGGCGAGCCTGTACAACAGCACCACCACCACGTCCAGCAGCACCAACGTGCTGGGCGTCGTGGCCGACAAGTCCGCGATGGCGGGCAGCTATGCGGTCAAGGTGACGCAACTGGCGCAATCGCAGACGCTGGTGTCCAACGGCATCACCGACAGTACGGGCCAGTTGCTGGGCAGCGCCAAGATCAAGATCGAGTTCGGGACCACCGAGGGCGCCGTCTTCACGCCCGGCACCGGCACGCCCGCCTCGATCAACATCAATGGCACCAACAACACGCTGACCGGCATCCGCGATGCGATCAACGCGTCCAATTCGGGCGTGACCGCCAGCATCGTCAACGATGGCGGCAGCACGCCGTACCGCATGGTGCTGACGTCCAACGCCACGGGCGCCAAGTCCAGCATGCGCATCTCGGTGGAAAGCAACGGCGCCGGCGACCCCAGCACCATTGCCGGCTTGCTCGCGTATGACCCGGCCGGCACCAAGGCGATGAAGCAGAACATCGAGGCCCTCGACGCCAAGCTGACCATCAACGGCATCGACGTGAGCAGCCCGACCAACTCGGTGCAAGGCGCCGCGCCGGGCCTGACGCTGAACCTGCTGAGCAAGGGCGACAGCACGGTGACCGCCGTCACCGACACCGCGACGATGGCTGGCGCCGTGCAGGGCTTTGTCACGGCCTACAACACGCTGCAGAGCACCGCCGCGAAGCTGTCCGCCTTCGACAAGTCCAACAAGGGCACCCAGTCTCCGCTGCTGGGCGACGCGACCCTGCGCACGATCCAGAACCAGTTGCGCTCCGTGTTCAACACGCCGCAAACCGGCGCCAGCGACTCCAGCCTGGTCAACCTGACCCAGATCGGGATCTCGTTCAAGGCCGACGGCTCCATGGGGCTCGACACCGCCAAGCTGAACAAGGCGCTCGCCAGCAACCGGACCGGCGTGGCGCAGCTGTTCAGCGGGGTCGACGGCAAGTCCGGCTATGGCAATCAGCTGGCGGAAATGGCGAAGTCGTTCAGCGCCACGAAGGGCGCGCTGACGACGGCCACCGAAGGCATCAACACCAACCTGAAGGACCTCGACAGCGCCTATACCCGCACCTCCGCGGGCATCGACGCCACGATGTCGCGCTATCGGGCGCAGTTCCAGCAGCTTGACCTGATGATCAACCGGCTGAACTCCACCGCCAGCTACCTCACGCAACAATTCGCGGCGATGAACAACACGTCCACGAAGTGA
- a CDS encoding Asp/Glu racemase, with amino-acid sequence MNYRIGQIVPSSNITMEREVPAIFAGRMQRLPERFSFHSSRVRMHRVVAEELERMNRDMGRCALELADARVDVMSTACLVATMCMGRGYHRQVIEDLNAAIADAPYRPAIMTSAGALVEELKDFGARRISLMAPYSDALTRTVVEYIESEGIEVKDAINFSILDNLEVGERDPLQLLQDMKRLDTAGVDTVVLSACVQMPSFAAIERAQLALGVPVTSTAICTARQMLRRLGLDAVAPGSGAYLGSKTGLA; translated from the coding sequence ATGAATTACCGAATTGGCCAGATTGTCCCCAGCTCCAACATCACCATGGAGCGCGAAGTGCCGGCCATCTTTGCCGGGCGCATGCAGCGATTGCCGGAGCGTTTCTCCTTTCATTCAAGCCGCGTGCGCATGCACCGCGTGGTGGCGGAGGAGCTGGAGCGCATGAACCGCGACATGGGCCGCTGCGCGCTGGAGCTCGCCGATGCGCGCGTGGACGTGATGAGCACCGCCTGCCTGGTGGCCACGATGTGCATGGGCCGTGGCTACCACCGGCAAGTGATCGAAGACCTGAACGCGGCCATTGCCGACGCGCCTTACCGGCCCGCGATCATGACCTCGGCCGGCGCGCTGGTCGAGGAGCTGAAGGACTTTGGCGCCAGGCGCATCTCGCTGATGGCGCCCTACAGCGACGCGCTGACGCGCACCGTGGTCGAGTACATCGAGAGCGAGGGCATCGAGGTCAAGGATGCGATCAACTTCTCCATCCTCGACAACCTGGAAGTCGGCGAGCGCGACCCGCTGCAGTTGCTGCAGGACATGAAGCGCCTGGACACCGCCGGCGTGGACACGGTGGTGCTGTCCGCGTGCGTGCAGATGCCGTCTTTCGCCGCGATCGAGCGCGCGCAGCTGGCGCTGGGCGTGCCTGTCACCTCGACGGCCATCTGCACGGCGCGGCAGATGCTGCGGCGCCTGGGCCTCGATGCGGTGGCGCCGGGTTCCGGCGCGTATCTTGGCAGCAAGACCGGGCTGGCGTAG
- a CDS encoding FAD-dependent monooxygenase produces MKVAIIGGGPSGLFLSILLKERLASVEIDIYEQNPENTTFGFGVVLADTGLSNLRAASPAVVDELAKAMRFSDQHTIVSHEAPITMKRPGAGGGAIPRIQLLSVLQARARELGVRVTYNQRISDFSAIDADLVVGADGVNSLLRASNEEGFGTTRRNLTNHFAWYGVEKAFPNPALVFRQYKGGYLVAHYYPYSDSMSTFVAECDHQTWQEFAMDAMSNEARQALFETVFAAELGGYKLVSNHSNWRQFPVVVNRTWHVGNQVLIGDALTSAHFSIGSGTRIAMEDAIALAEAIVAFPDDVPAALQRYDDVRRPQKAKLIHASEASYNWYERIREWMNVATPHEFVYRFMTRTGRVDVNRLREQYPILIAELAAAGVSDLTAPQP; encoded by the coding sequence ATGAAAGTCGCCATCATCGGAGGCGGCCCCTCGGGGCTCTTCCTCTCCATCCTGCTCAAGGAGCGGCTGGCGTCGGTGGAGATCGACATCTACGAGCAAAACCCGGAGAACACCACCTTTGGTTTCGGCGTGGTGCTGGCCGACACCGGGCTGTCCAACCTGCGTGCTGCCTCGCCGGCAGTGGTCGACGAGCTCGCAAAGGCGATGCGCTTCAGCGACCAGCACACCATCGTGAGCCATGAGGCCCCGATCACCATGAAGCGCCCCGGCGCGGGCGGCGGCGCGATTCCGCGCATCCAGCTGCTGTCGGTGCTGCAGGCGCGAGCCCGCGAGCTGGGTGTGCGCGTGACGTACAACCAGCGGATCAGCGACTTCTCGGCCATCGACGCCGACCTGGTCGTGGGCGCGGACGGCGTCAACTCGCTGCTGCGGGCGTCCAACGAGGAGGGCTTTGGCACCACGCGCCGCAACCTGACCAACCACTTTGCCTGGTACGGCGTGGAGAAGGCGTTCCCCAACCCGGCCCTGGTGTTCCGGCAGTACAAGGGTGGCTATCTTGTAGCGCACTACTACCCGTACTCGGACTCCATGAGCACCTTCGTGGCCGAGTGCGATCACCAGACCTGGCAGGAATTCGCCATGGACGCGATGTCCAACGAGGCGCGCCAGGCCTTGTTCGAGACGGTGTTCGCCGCGGAGCTGGGTGGCTACAAGCTGGTCTCCAATCATTCGAACTGGCGCCAGTTCCCGGTCGTGGTCAACCGGACCTGGCACGTTGGCAACCAGGTGCTGATTGGCGATGCGCTGACCAGCGCCCACTTCTCGATCGGCTCGGGCACCCGCATCGCCATGGAAGACGCGATCGCGCTGGCCGAGGCCATCGTGGCGTTCCCCGATGACGTGCCGGCGGCGCTGCAGCGCTACGATGACGTGCGCCGCCCGCAAAAGGCCAAGCTGATCCACGCATCGGAGGCTTCGTACAACTGGTATGAGCGCATCCGCGAGTGGATGAACGTGGCGACGCCGCATGAGTTCGTCTACCGCTTCATGACCCGCACCGGTCGCGTGGATGTGAACCGGCTGCGCGAGCAGTATCCCATCCTGATCGCCGAGCTGGCGGCCGCGGGCGTCTCCGATCTCACCGCGCCGCAGCCATGA
- a CDS encoding DUF4126 domain-containing protein — protein MTLYLLSLFIGIVAGLRAMTAPAAVSWAVHAGLLDLSGSWLAFMGYRFTPWIFSVLAAVELITDKLPGTPSRKVPQQFGARILSGALCGATIGAGGGLLVGGAILGAVGAVIGTLGGAAVRARLAAIFGRDRPAAVIEDLVAVIGAAVMVLSLA, from the coding sequence ATGACCCTGTACTTGCTCTCGCTTTTTATCGGCATCGTGGCTGGCCTGCGCGCCATGACGGCACCCGCCGCCGTCAGCTGGGCGGTCCACGCAGGCTTGCTGGACCTGTCGGGCAGCTGGCTTGCCTTCATGGGCTATCGGTTCACGCCCTGGATCTTCAGCGTGCTGGCCGCGGTGGAACTCATCACCGACAAGCTGCCCGGCACGCCGAGCCGCAAGGTGCCGCAGCAGTTCGGCGCGCGCATCCTTTCGGGGGCGTTGTGCGGGGCCACGATCGGGGCGGGTGGCGGCTTGCTGGTAGGAGGGGCCATTCTTGGCGCCGTGGGCGCCGTGATCGGCACGCTCGGCGGCGCGGCTGTGCGCGCGCGCCTTGCGGCGATATTTGGCAGGGACCGGCCGGCGGCGGTGATCGAAGACCTGGTTGCCGTCATCGGCGCGGCGGTCATGGTGCTGTCGCTGGCTTAG
- a CDS encoding alpha/beta hydrolase, whose product MTRPYQMVPYALGTADGQRTLGFLFTATGKEKTVVSVMHPREMAITHYLVPFILDAGCACWVQGPRSIGNDLRLEHEIALFDVAAGMAHLRELGFERIVLLGNSGGASLYTFYNQQALTPASQRIARTPGGRPTNLAELQMPTVDGMILVSPHPGQGKLLMTGLDPSVVDENDPMQTDASLDPFCAANGFEAASGRGSYAPDFVARYRAAQEERVRRIDEHARQLLHTKQDARQRIKAGGGTDLDRRVAAHAPIFHVWRTDADLRSWDITLDPSDRKTGSLWGEDPFVSNWGSVGFARVVTPESWLSTWSGLTSNASLDKTIGAVHQPTLLLEYTGDQCTFPADIESVYEQIGSTEKRHIRVRGNHHGMALSRDEEPGQRIAGAHIVEWLRELMV is encoded by the coding sequence ATGACGCGCCCTTACCAGATGGTCCCCTATGCGCTGGGTACCGCGGATGGCCAGCGCACGCTCGGCTTTCTCTTCACGGCGACCGGCAAGGAAAAGACCGTCGTCTCGGTGATGCACCCCCGCGAGATGGCGATCACGCATTACCTCGTGCCGTTCATCCTCGACGCCGGTTGCGCCTGCTGGGTGCAGGGCCCCCGCTCGATCGGCAACGACCTGCGCCTGGAGCATGAGATCGCGCTGTTCGACGTGGCGGCCGGCATGGCGCACCTGCGCGAGCTGGGCTTTGAGCGCATCGTGCTGCTGGGCAACTCCGGCGGCGCATCGCTCTACACCTTCTACAACCAGCAGGCGCTCACGCCGGCATCGCAGCGCATCGCCAGGACCCCGGGCGGGCGGCCGACCAACCTGGCAGAGCTGCAGATGCCCACCGTCGACGGCATGATCCTGGTGTCGCCGCATCCGGGGCAGGGCAAGCTGCTGATGACCGGGCTCGATCCTTCCGTTGTCGACGAGAACGATCCGATGCAGACCGATGCCTCGCTCGACCCGTTCTGCGCGGCAAACGGCTTCGAGGCCGCCAGCGGGCGCGGCAGTTATGCGCCGGATTTTGTCGCGCGTTATCGTGCCGCGCAGGAAGAGCGGGTCAGGCGGATCGACGAGCATGCCAGGCAGTTGCTGCACACCAAGCAAGACGCCCGCCAGCGCATCAAGGCAGGCGGCGGCACCGATCTGGACCGGCGCGTGGCCGCGCATGCGCCTATCTTCCACGTCTGGCGCACGGACGCCGACCTGCGATCCTGGGACATCACGCTGGACCCGTCGGACCGCAAGACGGGCTCGCTGTGGGGCGAGGATCCCTTTGTCTCCAACTGGGGCAGCGTTGGCTTTGCCCGCGTGGTAACGCCGGAATCCTGGCTGTCGACCTGGTCGGGCCTGACTTCCAATGCGTCGCTGGACAAGACCATCGGCGCGGTGCACCAGCCCACGCTGCTGCTGGAGTACACCGGAGACCAGTGCACGTTCCCCGCCGATATCGAGTCAGTCTACGAGCAGATCGGCAGCACGGAAAAGCGCCATATCCGCGTGCGCGGCAATCACCATGGCATGGCATTGAGCCGCGACGAAGAGCCGGGCCAGCGTATCGCCGGGGCGCACATCGTCGAGTGGCTGCGCGAGCTGATGGTGTAA
- a CDS encoding AMP-binding protein has translation MLQSQSVRPPELLAGVRYPDEDRLRRNVAEGVLTQETLVGAFRASFQANADRLALVGPEGRLTYRELDEKTERLGAALLALGLRPLDRAVFQCGNSNELLLAFFGCLKAGIIALCSLQAFRKLEIGYLGNLCEARLHVVQGDDAKFDDVAFAQEMQAEVPSLSIILQARGERRGSAVLLADLIEEMPLARARAILAGVKPHPFQAAVFQLSGGTTGVPKIIPRFQNEYLYNMRAVAACNGYTKDDVLFFPTPYMHNLNMGCFFGPFLLTGATLTVTPDLGEENLRGLVRDYQPTWFGVAGPILTRIAPELAQSDASARSRRNFIATKNAAGLTRLTGSPTHHIFGMTEGVIMFARKHDPQEIRDTSVGSPVSTHDEVKLVYPGTEDPVADGEPGEALFRGPYTIRGYYKSEQEDVTRFTADGFYRSGDLMTSRVVDGKRYYFSAAASRMWWTAAARRSTPRNWKTSSTCTRACWPRPWWACRIASMASACAPSSFPSRRQPISRWRN, from the coding sequence ATGTTGCAATCCCAATCGGTACGGCCCCCGGAGCTACTGGCGGGCGTCAGGTACCCCGACGAAGACCGGCTGCGGCGCAATGTTGCCGAAGGCGTGCTGACGCAAGAAACCTTGGTCGGCGCATTTCGCGCGTCGTTCCAGGCCAACGCGGACCGGCTCGCGCTGGTGGGCCCGGAGGGCAGGCTGACCTACCGCGAACTGGACGAGAAAACCGAGCGCCTTGGCGCCGCGCTGCTGGCGCTGGGCCTGCGGCCGCTGGATCGCGCGGTGTTCCAGTGCGGCAACAGCAACGAGCTGCTGCTGGCATTCTTTGGCTGCCTGAAGGCGGGCATCATTGCGCTTTGCTCGCTGCAGGCGTTCCGCAAGCTGGAGATCGGCTATCTCGGCAATCTTTGCGAAGCGCGCCTGCACGTGGTGCAGGGCGACGATGCCAAGTTCGACGACGTGGCCTTTGCGCAGGAGATGCAGGCGGAAGTGCCGAGCCTTTCCATCATCCTGCAGGCGCGTGGCGAGCGTCGTGGCAGCGCGGTGCTGCTGGCCGACCTGATCGAGGAAATGCCGCTGGCCAGGGCGCGCGCGATCCTGGCGGGCGTCAAGCCCCATCCCTTCCAGGCTGCCGTGTTCCAGCTCTCCGGCGGCACCACGGGCGTGCCCAAGATCATCCCGCGCTTCCAGAACGAATACCTGTACAACATGCGCGCGGTGGCGGCTTGCAATGGCTATACGAAGGACGACGTGCTGTTCTTCCCCACGCCGTACATGCACAACCTCAACATGGGCTGCTTCTTCGGGCCGTTCCTGCTGACCGGCGCCACGTTGACGGTCACCCCGGATCTCGGCGAGGAGAACCTGCGCGGCTTGGTGCGCGACTACCAGCCTACCTGGTTCGGCGTGGCGGGCCCGATCCTGACGCGCATTGCGCCGGAGCTGGCGCAGTCCGATGCCAGCGCACGCTCGCGCAGGAATTTCATCGCGACGAAGAACGCCGCCGGCCTCACGCGGCTGACCGGCTCGCCCACGCACCACATTTTCGGCATGACCGAAGGCGTGATCATGTTCGCCCGCAAGCACGACCCGCAAGAGATCCGCGACACCTCCGTCGGCAGTCCGGTGTCCACGCATGACGAGGTCAAGCTTGTGTACCCCGGCACGGAGGATCCCGTGGCCGACGGCGAGCCCGGCGAAGCCCTGTTCCGCGGGCCTTACACCATCCGCGGCTACTACAAGTCCGAGCAGGAAGACGTGACCCGCTTTACCGCGGACGGCTTCTACCGCTCCGGCGACCTGATGACCTCGCGCGTGGTGGACGGCAAGCGCTACTACTTTTCTGCGGCCGCATCAAGGATGTGGTGGACCGCGGCGGCGAGAAGATCAACGCCGAGGAACTGGAAAACGTCATCAACCTGCACCCGGGCGTGCTGGCCTCGGCCGTGGTGGGCATGCCGGATCGCGTCTATGGCGAGCGCGTGTGCGCCTTCGTCATTCCCGAGCCGCCGGCAACCGATCTCACGTTGGCGCAACTGA
- a CDS encoding MBL fold metallo-hydrolase, translating into MEVLLVRRPERNDDRSSGAFVFPGGTLDPQDRTLHDACAGLDDAAASKRLKLPDGGLDFYLAAVRECFEEAGLLFASDASGKLIALDTLDATQQAWLRQSARRGGPGMAQLCERLGVRLAVDRLAYHSHWLTPPGLPKRFDTRFFVAVAPAGQSATHDGDEAVEHLWVRPSDAIDPARGLKLVAVTRRTLASIARFDTAQACFDHAAQLRDIARIMPRLAQGGGGLRPVLPSEPAYAEIERIDPQGQGHARYELATGAAVRLSERVWRVTAGNGSVMTGPGTNTYFVGDPARNEWAVIDPGPDDEAHVAAVLVAAPGPIRWILATHTHIDHSPATPRLKAATGAPVLGRPAPPTPRQDQTFQPERILAHGERLALGEGCTLRVVHTPGHASNHLCFLLEEEKTLFTGDHVMQGSTVVINPPDGDMYAYLASLAALQDEDLEWLAPGHGFLMPRPADAIRTLIRHRMQREAKVLNALRELGETGIDALLLRVYDDVPERMLPVAKRSLLAHLLKLVQDGRVQEVDEQWKIVENAAG; encoded by the coding sequence ATGGAAGTGCTCCTGGTGCGCCGCCCCGAGCGCAACGACGACCGCAGCAGCGGCGCCTTCGTCTTTCCCGGCGGCACGCTCGACCCTCAAGACAGAACCCTGCACGATGCCTGCGCCGGCCTGGACGATGCCGCGGCCAGCAAGCGTCTCAAGCTGCCTGACGGCGGCCTGGATTTCTACCTGGCAGCCGTGCGCGAGTGTTTCGAGGAAGCCGGCCTGCTGTTTGCGAGCGATGCCAGCGGCAAGCTGATCGCGCTGGACACGCTGGATGCCACGCAGCAGGCATGGCTGCGGCAATCCGCGCGGCGCGGCGGCCCGGGCATGGCGCAGCTCTGCGAGCGGCTTGGTGTGCGCCTGGCGGTGGACCGCCTGGCGTATCACAGCCACTGGCTGACGCCACCCGGCTTGCCCAAGCGCTTCGACACACGCTTTTTCGTGGCCGTGGCGCCCGCCGGCCAGTCCGCCACGCACGATGGCGACGAAGCCGTGGAGCATCTCTGGGTACGCCCGAGCGATGCCATCGATCCGGCGCGCGGCCTGAAGCTGGTGGCAGTGACGCGGCGCACGCTAGCCTCGATTGCCCGCTTCGACACCGCCCAGGCCTGCTTTGACCATGCGGCGCAGCTGCGCGACATTGCGCGCATCATGCCGCGCCTGGCCCAGGGCGGTGGCGGCCTGCGGCCCGTGCTGCCCTCTGAGCCTGCCTATGCCGAGATCGAGCGCATCGACCCGCAAGGCCAGGGCCATGCGCGCTATGAGCTGGCGACCGGCGCCGCGGTGCGGCTGTCCGAGCGCGTCTGGCGCGTCACCGCCGGCAATGGCAGCGTGATGACCGGGCCCGGCACCAACACGTACTTTGTGGGGGACCCCGCGCGCAACGAATGGGCCGTGATCGATCCAGGCCCCGACGACGAAGCCCATGTGGCCGCCGTGCTGGTGGCCGCACCCGGCCCGATCCGCTGGATCCTGGCCACCCACACCCATATCGACCACTCGCCGGCAACGCCAAGGCTCAAGGCCGCCACCGGCGCGCCGGTGCTGGGCCGCCCCGCGCCGCCAACGCCACGCCAGGACCAGACCTTCCAGCCCGAGCGCATCCTGGCGCACGGCGAGCGCCTGGCGCTGGGCGAAGGCTGCACGCTGCGCGTCGTTCACACGCCGGGACATGCATCCAATCATCTTTGCTTCCTGCTTGAGGAAGAAAAGACCTTGTTCACCGGCGACCACGTGATGCAGGGTTCCACCGTCGTCATCAATCCACCCGACGGCGACATGTACGCATACCTGGCCTCGCTGGCCGCGCTGCAGGACGAGGACCTGGAATGGCTCGCGCCCGGCCACGGCTTCCTGATGCCCCGGCCAGCCGATGCCATCCGCACCCTGATCCGCCATCGCATGCAGCGCGAGGCAAAGGTGCTCAACGCGCTGCGCGAGCTTGGCGAAACCGGCATCGATGCCTTGCTCCTGCGCGTCTACGACGACGTGCCGGAACGCATGCTCCCGGTGGCAAAGCGCTCGCTGCTGGCGCACCTGCTCAAGCTGGTGCAGGACGGCCGCGTGCAGGAGGTCGACGAGCAGTGGAAGATAGTGGAGAACGCAGCAGGCTGA